The genomic DNA GCGGGGTCGCTGGCGGCTTCGGCGGCGTAGTGCTGAGCCTCGGTGCGTGCCTCCTCGAACGCCTCGAGCGGGTCGGCCTCGCTCATCGCTGGCCCTCCGTGGTCCGGCGTTCGATGGCGTAGTCATGGCCCGGATGCGTGGGGTCGTGCTGGTACTGGTCCTGGAGGTTCTCGATGACTCCGAAGTCACTGCTCCAGGCGGTGTAGTGGGCCAGGTCGGCCACGTACCAGCGCAGCCGGTACTCGGTCTCGGCATCGTCGGTCGGTTCCTCGTCGGTACGTTCTTCCGTCGGGTTGGCTAGGGTTTCCATGGTTCTCTTGATGGGGAACCGTGGTCCGGAACGGAGCGCGTCGAGCCTTGGACAGTTCAGGCGCGCTCCAGTGGGACCACGGGTGATCGCGTCACGGTGCGTCGGGTGCGTCGCGAGCGGTGCAACCGGTCGTGATGTCGTCGGCGTCGGCCTCCAGGAGCGACTGGGCGTGGGGCGAGCGTGGGCTCGCGGGCCCGCGGCGCTCCCGATAGGCGACGGTATCGCCGGTCCAGTCACACTCGGGCGCGACACAGCGGTAGCGGTCCTCGCGGTGGAATCGGTCGTTCCCGAGCAGGTTGCCACCGGCTTTCGGCGCCGGGTTGGCGGTCCCGCAGTCGGGGCAGACCGGGAGCTGGTCGTCACTCATGATCGGTGCGTGTCGTATCGTGCGGGGGTTTGAAGCCCCGTGTCGCCGTTCGGTCGCATGCAGTTGAGGCGACGCGGCGGCCCCGATGGCCCCGGGGTCGCCGACCCTCGTTTTCTGGGCCGGCGCAATCCGCCGCGGAGTTGCCTCGCTATCTGTTGTGTCGGCATCCAACTTAACTATTGTGTGGACACAACAGTCTGGGTGGAAACAAATTATCACCTCGCTTTGCGAAGATGGACCAACTTCGTGTCCCGCCCCGGACCAGATCCTTCGGTCACGGAAGACGAGATAATCCGGGCCCTCGTAGCCGCCCACAAGCCTGTAATGACTACAACGGAGGTCGCGGACGAGGTTGGACTCAGCCAGCAGGCGATGAGCCGGCACCTCAAGCGGATGGAAGGAGAAGGCCTGCTCTGTTCCGACAAAATCGGCAGTGCGAAAATATGGTGGCCGACCGACGACGGGCTTGCTCAGCTGTCGCCGTCGAGGAACGAATCCTCGGACCAGTAGATCGTATACCTGCTCCCAACGCTTCCCTGGTGGATTTCCTTGTCCTCTGCGAGCCGCTGTAGTCGCTCGCGCGTTCGGTTTTCTGAGAGTCCTACCTGTCCGGCGACGTATTTCGCTGTCGCGTAGGGCTTGTCTCTGGACTCGATTGCCTCTATGAGTTCGTCGTCGGTTACCTGGGGGGCGGGTCCGCTCTTGGCCATGTCTCTCATGCTTGTAACTGTTATCTCGACACAATAGTTTTATGGTGCTGGCGGTCTGTAGCTGTTCGTAGGAACAGACGCCTCTCGCGAGGATATTCGGCAAGAACGCCGATTCCTCGCCCCGCTGGAACGGGACGAGGTGGACGTTCCGGGTGTAACAGCAATGGCAACTGGAATCTACAGCGGCAAAGTCGTTGCGGGGCGCCCGAAGTGGCTCTGTATCCAGGGCCGCCCGGACGCCGAGGGCGCATGGCACCACCTGAACACGACCACTGGCGAGATCGTCGTGGTGCGTGACGGCCACATCGAGCACCGAGAGAACCTCAACCAGCGCTCGGTGGCCGAATGGAAGCAGTTCGTCGCCGCCCGCCGGGGCTGGACCGAGCGCGAGCCGACCGCGGCCGACGCACTGGTGGAGGGCACCGCATGAGCCAGCCCGACCCGGACCACGAGTTCGTTCGCGAACGCGTCCGCCGCGCCTCTCGCCTGACCCGGCACCCGGAGGCTCGGGCGGAACTCCGGCGGGTCCTCGCGGAGCTGGCGCCCGACCTGGGCGCCCCGGTCGAGCAGTGCCCGCAGTGCGGACTGCTCGGCCTCGAGGAACAGCTCGAGACCCACGACTGCACGCGGGGGCGGGCATGACCCGTACCGAGTGGCTGTACCCGGCGGACTCGGTCCGGGGCCGAGCGGATCGGGCCCACGTCGACCTGCGGCAGCGGACGCTTCGGGAGTTCGTCGACGGGACGAACGCCGATCCGCTGTCCGCGACCGAGCGGTAACCGGCGCTCCTTCTCATGGCCGTACCCGCCACCGGAGTTCATCGGCGGGCCCGTGCGACAGCCGGAGCACCGAGAGCGGGCCGTACTGCTCCAGGCGGCCCATCGCAGTTTCGATGTCGTGGGTATCCGTGTCCAGTGCTGCAGCCAGTTCCTCGAGCGTGAAGATCGTCTGGCCGCTCCCGTAGCGGTCCAGGAGGACACAGACGAGGTCGCGGCGGAACTGCTTGCGGTCGGTCGTGCGGCGTCTGGTGGTCGCCATGGTCCATCGTGGTGCGGGAACCGATGTGAAAGCGATAGCCGCGTTTCGTTTGCTTCGTTTGCTTCGTTTCCCGGCGCTGTATGGCGATTTACGAAACGAAATTTCAGGTGCTCTCTTGGGCGAAAGCCGTTCTCCGACAGAGCGATGATTCTGTTGGCTCCGTTGAAATCCTCGGAGCGTGACAAGTTCACCGTGCTGAATACAGTGCGCGAGTCGGTCAGGGATGAACCAGTCCAGAGTGACCTACCGAGAAAGCTTACCCCTCTTGATGAAGACTACTCGCTATGGACAGACGAACGTATCTGGCAGCTGTTGGGAGCCTTTCCGCCGGATGCGTGGGCGGTGCATTAGACAGTCAAGCCCCACCTCCCCGGGAAGTTCGTCGAGTTCATATCTCCCCGCCAGAGGATACCCTGTTTGAGATTAATGGGGCCGTGACGCGGTCGGCGATTACAGCCGAACAGACGGCTACCCTCGAATTCGAGGTAACGTGGTCAGGAGATGAGACGATTCGTCTGGCGAGCCAAATCCCGTTCGGCGGTAGTCCAAAGTTTTCAGATAGTCCGAAGGGGCTCTTGCTCTATCATACAGAGGCACTACCAGAACGGAGAAATTCTACAACGTGGATTCCGAACTCGGTGGGGTCAAATCAGGCGTACGGAAGCCAACCTATCTCGTCAGGACAATCTATCTCGACCACTTGGGAAGTGTGGGCGAATCCAGAGCATATGTCCAGCATTCAGCCCGGGGATTACTTGTTCAACCATCGGATTGGAAGCGAGAACTCAACCGAACATTCTCCGTGGAGCGCCACGGTACCTATCCAACAAAAATAAGACGTGCTACAGCTCTCACCTCGGATAAGAGACCAGAGAACTTCTGCTGAACCCATCCTCTATATTCAGCACCACCTGGCGATACTCCCAATTCACCAGCATGAGGACGGCCACGGGTGTCTCATCATAATCAATCGGCGACGGAATGGGCAGATCGACATCGCCGGGCGCTCACGACTCGGCATACCCACGAGGATGTTCTCACCGACCGCCAGTTCGAACTCTTGCTGGAAGCGTGTGGAGCCCTCCCAGCGCCGCAGGATTTCGAGGCGCGGTTCATCTGTCTCATCGCAGGCCGGCTCGGGCTTCGTGCTGGCGAAATCGCGCACTTTCAGAGCGCGTGGGTGAATTGGAATCGCCGAACGATTCGCATTCCCCAGCACGAACCGTGTCAGTGCGGCTACTGCCAACGACAGGCCCGACAGGAAGCCTCACATAACGACGATTGTCTATCGGAGCTGCCCTTGCATCGCGATGGCATCCGAAGACAGTAGCCTCGGCTCGACTCATCCCGTTCGACCTCTCACTCCGGCTGGAGTTGTGTGTAGAGCGGTTCGGCAATCGGTACGAGGCGTTTCCTCGATCACGGTCAACCATCAACAGACGAGTACAGGCGGCAGCGAAGCAAGCCGGGATTTCGGGCCGTGTCTATCCGCACTGTCTACGAGCGACCGCA from Haloglomus litoreum includes the following:
- a CDS encoding helix-turn-helix domain-containing protein gives rise to the protein MQLRRRGGPDGPGVADPRFLGRRNPPRSCLAICCVGIQLNYCVDTTVWVETNYHLALRRWTNFVSRPGPDPSVTEDEIIRALVAAHKPVMTTTEVADEVGLSQQAMSRHLKRMEGEGLLCSDKIGSAKIWWPTDDGLAQLSPSRNESSDQ